A stretch of DNA from Nocardioides sp. Arc9.136:
CCACACCAGCTGGCCGGCCGTGCGCAGCGACCGGTAGGGCCGCTTGAGGAACAGCGGCGACATCTCGTCGGCGTCGCGCATGCACTGGTACATCTCGCGGGTGTAGTCGGGCCCCGCCCCGGCCGGGTTCTCGAACAGCTGCAGGCCGCCGACGTGCATGGGCATGCTGCGGTTCTCGGCCATCAGGAAGGCCAGCGAGGTGGGATCGATCGGAGTGACCACGGAGGGCCTTTCGGTCGCGACGGGGAGCACCGGCCGCACGAGCACGGTCGGGGGTGAGTGTGGCTCGCGGTGACGTCCGCCACAAGGGCGGGGCGCCGCGGGTCCGCTCCGGCCCAGGTGCCGTCCACAGGGCGGGCCAGCCGGCGGGTGCTCCCCAGCGGCGGCCGGACGCCCGCTGCCCGGCGCGCCGCGTCCCTAGCGTCCTTCCCGTCACCGGAACCAGCCGGTGCGCGAGACCTCGGGAGAAGACATGGACAAGCGGTTCGGCAACGGCCTGGCGACGGGTGCGGCGGCGGTCGGGGTGGTGGCCGGCCTCGTCGTCGGCGGGTGGACCGGAGGGGCGGCGGTCGCCGACGGGGGCACGGATCGGGGCACGGTGGCCCCCGGGCAGGTCGCCGGGAAGCCCTACAAGCCGGTTCCCCACACGATCGTCGAGGTCACCGGGGACAAGGTCAACGGCTTCGAGATCCTCCGATACGACGGCAGCGAGCAGTTCCCGCCGACGGACTCCGAGGCGCACGCCGAGTGCCGGGAGTACGACACCGAGGTGGCTCGGGTGCGCTGCCGCAGCGAGGTCCGCACCTGGTACCGCGACCTCGCGGACATGAAGCGGGCGATCAACTACGCGCAGTCGCTCGCCTCGCCGTCGTGACCGGTCGGCGTCCCGCCGGGGCTCTGGCACGATCGGCCGCATGCACGAGCCCGGCCCGGTCGACCGCCTCCGCGAACGCGGCCGGACCTCGATGCGGGCCCGGCTCGACCGGCTGTCGGCCAAGCGATGGCAGATCGGGCAGTGCGCGGTCGCGGCGGGCGTGGCCTGGTTCGTGGCTGCCGACCTGCTCGGGCACCCCACGCCGTTCTTCGCGCCGGTCGCCGCGGTGGTCAGCCTCGGCACGTCCTACGGCCAGCGCCTGCGCCGGGTCGCCGAGGTCACCGTCGGCGTGGCCGTCGGCGTGCTCGTCGGGGACCTGCTCACGCTGCAGATCGGCACCGGCGGGTGGCAGCTGACCCTGGTGGTCGTGCTGGCGATGTCGACCGCCTTCCTGCTCGACGGGGGGCAGCTGGTGGTCACCCAGGCCGCCGTGCAGTCGATCGTCGTCTCCACCCTGGTGCCCGATCCCGGCGCCGGCCTGGTGCGGTGGACCGATGCGTTGGTGGGCGGTGCCGTGGCGCTGCTCGCGGCCACCGTCGTGCCCTCGGCGCCCCTGCGGCGACCGCGGGAGCAGGCGGCGCTGGTGGTCCGGAAGATCGCCACGCTGCTGCGCGCCGCGGGGGAGGTGATGACCGACGGGGCGTCGGACCGCGGCATGGCGCTGCTGGCCGACGCCCGCACGACCGACCGGCTGATCCGGGAGCTGCAGGCCGCCGCCGACGAGGGCATGGCGGTCGTGACGTCCTCGCCGTTCCGGGTGCGGCACCGGGGGAACCTGCGACGGATGGCCGACCTGGTCGAGCCGCTGGACCGGGGGCTGCGCAGCACCCGGGTGCTGGTGCGCCAGGTGGCGGTGCTGGCCTACCACCGCCGGCCGGTCCCCTCCTCCTACGCGCTGCTGGCCCTGGACCTCGCCGACGCCGCGGACGCGGTGGCCGAGGAGCTGGAGGCCGACCGCACGCCGGCCGCGGCCCGGTCGGCACTGCTCGCCGTCGGGGACGCCTCCGGGCGGGTCGAGCGGGCCGCCGAGATGAACGCCGAGGTCGTGCTCGTCCAGCTCCGGTCGGTCGTGGTCGACCTGCTGCTCATCACCGGCATGGACCAGCTGGAGTCGACCAACGCGCTGCCGCCACCGCCGCGATGACCGACCCCGAGGACACACCGGGAGCGGCCGCCGACCCACGGGCCGGCTGGGTGCTGCACGTCGACCTCGACCAGTTCATCGCCGCCGTCGAGGTGCTGCGGCGGCCCGAGCTCGCCGCGCGGGCGGTCGTGGTGGGCGGTCGCGGCGACCCGACCGAGCGCGGGGTCGTCTCGACCGCGTCGTACGAGGCGCGCGAGCACGGGGTCGGCTCGGGCATGCCGCTGCGCGTGGCCGCGCGCAGGTGCCCCGACGCGGTGTTCCTGCCGGTGGACCGACCGGCGTACGACGAGGCCTCGGCGGAGGTGATGGCGACGCTGCGGGCCACGACCTGGGACGGCGCGCCCGTGGTCGTCGAGGTGCTCGGCTGGGACGAGGCGTTCCTCGCCGTCGACCCGGCCGCGGAGGGGGTGGGGGGAGGGACCCCCACCAGCCCGGAGGACCTCGCCGCACGGATCCGGGCCGCGGTGCTCGAGCGCACCGGCCTGCACTGCTCGGTGGGCATCGGCGACAACAAGCTGCGCGCCAAGATCGCGACGGACCTCGGCAAGCCGCGCGGGACGTACCGCCTGACGGCGGAGAGCTGGTCGGAGGTGATGGGCGACCGGCCGACCGACGCGCTGTGGGGGATCGGCCGGCGCACGGCCAAGCGGCTGGCCTCGCTCGGCATCGACACCGTCGCACAGCTCGCCGCCGCCGACCCCGCGCTGCTGGCCGCGGAGCTCGGGCCGACGATGGGTCCCTGGTACCGCCGGCTCGGGCGCGGGGTCGACACCAGCCCGGTCGACCCGACGCCGTACGTCCCACGGGCGCACGGCCGCGAGGAGACGTTCCAGGCCGACCTGGAGGACTGGTCGGAGGTCGAGGAGGCGGTACGTCGCCTGGCGCGGGCGGCGACGGCGGACATCGACGCCGAGGGTCGGCCGGCGGCGCGCGTGGGCATCAAGGTGCGCTTCCGGCCCTTCCTCACCACCTCCCGCAGCCGGACCTTGCCGGTGCCGACGAACGACCCCGAGGTGCTGG
This window harbors:
- a CDS encoding aromatic acid exporter family protein is translated as MHEPGPVDRLRERGRTSMRARLDRLSAKRWQIGQCAVAAGVAWFVAADLLGHPTPFFAPVAAVVSLGTSYGQRLRRVAEVTVGVAVGVLVGDLLTLQIGTGGWQLTLVVVLAMSTAFLLDGGQLVVTQAAVQSIVVSTLVPDPGAGLVRWTDALVGGAVALLAATVVPSAPLRRPREQAALVVRKIATLLRAAGEVMTDGASDRGMALLADARTTDRLIRELQAAADEGMAVVTSSPFRVRHRGNLRRMADLVEPLDRGLRSTRVLVRQVAVLAYHRRPVPSSYALLALDLADAADAVAEELEADRTPAAARSALLAVGDASGRVERAAEMNAEVVLVQLRSVVVDLLLITGMDQLESTNALPPPPR
- a CDS encoding DNA polymerase IV, yielding MTDPEDTPGAAADPRAGWVLHVDLDQFIAAVEVLRRPELAARAVVVGGRGDPTERGVVSTASYEAREHGVGSGMPLRVAARRCPDAVFLPVDRPAYDEASAEVMATLRATTWDGAPVVVEVLGWDEAFLAVDPAAEGVGGGTPTSPEDLAARIRAAVLERTGLHCSVGIGDNKLRAKIATDLGKPRGTYRLTAESWSEVMGDRPTDALWGIGRRTAKRLASLGIDTVAQLAAADPALLAAELGPTMGPWYRRLGRGVDTSPVDPTPYVPRAHGREETFQADLEDWSEVEEAVRRLARAATADIDAEGRPAARVGIKVRFRPFLTTSRSRTLPVPTNDPEVLADAAAGLLDRVERDRPVRLLGVRLEMVPPEGGYDR